One stretch of Nicotiana tabacum cultivar K326 chromosome 18, ASM71507v2, whole genome shotgun sequence DNA includes these proteins:
- the LOC107813900 gene encoding uncharacterized protein LOC107813900, producing MKESSLMRVLFCKIHCPFICFCKPSAAHLYTSGPLKLESGPHVTPTLVSDQQSVVAEVKEESSLDGNQLPENDLKSCIRKSPNSSKEIDKKRVQWMDNIGKELTEIKEFESSETGDTDTEEETRHCLCIIL from the exons ATGAAGGAAAGCAGTTTGATGAGGGTTTTGTTCTGCAAAATCCATTGTCCATTTATTTGCTTCTGTAAACCCTCTGCTGCTCATCTTTACACTTCAGGTccattgaaactggaaagtggcCCACATGTCACTCCAACACTTGTTTCTGATCAACAATCTGTTGTTGCTGAGGTCAAAGAAGAGAGTTCTTTAGATGGAAACCAACTTCCTGAAAATGATCTTAAAAGCTGTATTAGGAAAAGTCCTAATTCTTCAAAGGAAATTGACAAGAAGAGAGTTCAATGGATGGATAACATAGGGAAAGAACTTACTGAGATCAAGGAGTTTGAATCCAG TGAAACGGGGGATACTGATACTGAAGAGGAGACAAGACATTGTCTATGCATTATTCTTTGA
- the LOC107813899 gene encoding uncharacterized protein LOC107813899, which produces MTKPCLLLLSLGFLSFFRAAFCCPIDQKQALLKFKSAFLKNAAAVNSSSSDAFFSFALVDWNSTSDCCTWDRVICDSKSNSKAVIALYLDSLVSLQSLEPVAVTSSVLAPLFGIKSLMMLILSSNHIKGQIPGEGIASLGNLVHLDLMQNNFTGSIPPQVFHLRHLQYLDLSENLLTGVLVPEVGFLQKLRTLKLDDNFLGGNIPVEIGNLSKIQELSLRNNHFSGGFPLSILNLKGLRVLDLRENLFSQQIPTEMGSLSNLSTLALSKNKLTGVIPSSIKNMTKLETLKLDNNMLTGEIPSWLFQMKALKNLFLGKNALKWNNNAKIVPQCMLSGLSLQSCDVVGLIPEWISSQRSIDYLDLSDNKLVGTFPQWLAEMELGTIILSDNNLTGSLLPSLFHSRSLSLLDLSRNRFSGELPENMGNATAIMILILAENSFSGKIPSSITNIYRLLLLDLSKNRLSGTIPFFDPTSFVAYVDLSFNDFSGDVPLTFSQETRILALGGNNFSGSLKRNLTNFYMLEHLDLHDNRITGEFPNFISEMSTLRSLNLRNNFLQGSVPCSISNLSKLQILDLSHNSFTGSIPSEVGNLVGMIETPSTFSSISFVFTFSIEYTDLIVNWKRSVQGLSSSASIDIYSWLDLSKNHLSGEIPSSIGKLRGLKMLNISYNGLKGKIPATVGNLENLESLDLSHNSLSGPIPQSFTKLQQLTTLDVSNNHLKGKIPVGGQMDTMDDPTYYANNSGGLCGFQIQLHCPENKSPQAMEPENESKEPWFAWEAMWVGFPFGFLVSILVIFLTGLFTPKKLTQQRSLLRRRAWN; this is translated from the coding sequence ATGACTAAACCATGCCTACTGCTTCTTTCACTGGGATTTCTCAGTTTCTTTAGAGCTGCTTTTTGCTGTCCAATTGATCAAAAACAAGCCCTTCTCAAGTTTAAATCTGCATTCCTCAAGAATGCTGCTGCTGTTAATTCATCTTCTTCAGATGCTTTCTTCAGCTTTGCACTAGTGGACTGGAATTCCACCTCCGATTGTTGTACTTGGGATAGAGTCATTTGTGACTCTAAATCAAATTCTAAAGCTGTCATTGCTCTCTATCTGGATTCCCTTGTTTCTCTTCAATCTCTTGAACCTGTTGCGGTCACTTCTTCTGTTTTGGCACCCCTTTTCGGAATAAAATCTTTGATGATGCTTATCTtgtcctcaaatcacataaaaggCCAAATACCGGGTGAAGGGATCGCCAGTCTTGGAAACTTAGTTCATCTTGACTTGATGCAGAATAACTTTACTGGCTCTATTCCTCCACAAGTTTTTCACTTAAGGCACCTCCAATATCTAGACTTGAGTGAGAATTTGCTTACTGGTGTTTTGGTTCCTGAAGTAGGATTTCTTCAAAAGTTGAGAACATTGAAGCTTGATGACAACTTTCTTGGTGGAAACATTCCCGTGGAGATTGGAAACCTCAGCAAGATTCAAGAATTGTCCCTCAGAAACAACCACTTTTCTGGTGGATTCCCACTTTCTATATTGAACTTGAAGGGATTGCGAGTGTTGGATTTAAGGGAAAATCTATTTTCGCAGCAGATTCCAACTGAGATGGGGAGCTTGTCAAATCTCTCTACTTTGGCCTTGAGCAAGAACAAGCTGACTGGTGTCATTCCAAGTTCAATAAAGAACATGACCAAATTGGAGACTCTTAAATTGGATAACAATATGCTTACTGGGGAGATTCCATCTTGGTTATTCCAAATGAAGGCTCTGAAAAATCTGTTTCTTGGAAAAAATGCATTGAAATGGAACAACAATGCCAAGATAGTGCCTCAATGCATGTTGTCTGGACTGTCCCTTCAGTCTTGCGACGTTGTAGGACTGATACCAGAATGGATTTCTTCACAAAGAAGTATTGATTACTTGGATTTGAGTGACAACAAGCTCGTCGGAACTTTCCCTCAGTGGCTTGCAGAAATGGAACTTGGAACTATTATTCTGTCAGATAACAATCTCACAGGTTCTCTCCTTCCTAGTCTCTTCCATTCCAGAAGTCTATCTCTTCTTGACCTTTCAAGAAACAGGTTTTCGGGGGAGCTCCCAGAAAACATGGGTAATGCTACCGCGATtatgattctcatattggctgaGAACAGTTTCTCTGGAAAAATTCCGAGCTCCATCACCAATATTTATCGTTTGTTACTGTTGGACTTGTCAAAGAACAGACTTTCTGGCACAATTCCATTTTTTGATCCAACTTCTTTTGTTGCATATGTTGACTTATCCTTTAATGACTTCTCTGGTGATGTTCCTCTAACCTTTTCACAAGAAACCAGGATTTTAGCCTTAGGGGGAAACAATTTTTCAGGGAGTTTGAAGAGGAACCTGACCAATTTTTACATGCTTGAGCATCTTGATCTTCATGACAACAGAATTACAGGAGAATTCCCAAATTTTATCTCAGAAATGTCCACACTTAGAAGCTTGAATTTGAGGAATAATTTCCTACAAGGTTCAGTTCCTTGTAGCATTTCCAACTTAAGTAAGCTTCAAATACTTGACTTGTCACACAACAGTTTCACTGGAAGCATCCCTTCAGAGGTCGGAAATCTAGTTGGAATGATTGAAACGCCAAGTACGTTCTCATCAATATCATTCGTTTTCACCTTCTCAATTGAATACACTGACCTGATAGTGAACTggaagaggtcagtacaaggtCTGTCATCGAGTGCCAGCATCGACATCTACTCTTGGCTGGACTTGTCAAAAAACCATCTTTCTGGTGAAATACCATCTTCTATAGGCAAACTTAGAGGACTAAAGATGCTTAACATCTCTTACAATGGCCTTAAAGGAAAAATTCCAGCAACTGTTGGGAATTTAGAGAATCTTGAGAGTTTAGATTTGTCTCACAACAGTCTCTCTGGTCCAATACCTCAATCCTTTACAAAGCTTCAACAACTCACTACTCTGGATGTCAGCAATAACCATCTAAAGGGTAAAATCCCAGTTGGTGGCCAAATGGATACAATGGATGATCCAACTTATTATGCTAATAATAGTGGTGGTCTTTGTGGCTTCCAAATTCAACTGCACTGTCCTGAAAACAAGTCACCACAAGCAATGGAACCAGAGAATGAGAGCAAAGAGCCATGGTTTGCATGGGAAGCAATGTGGGTAGGATTCCCATTTGGTTTCCTTGTATCAATTCTAGTCATATTTCTTACTGGACTTTTCACCCCCAAGAAGCTTACACAACAGCGTAGCCTCCTAAGAAGGCGCGCTTGGAACTGA
- the LOC142172794 gene encoding uncharacterized protein LOC142172794: MAYSSNASEVWNDLKERFDKVDCSRNFQIHRVFAIARQGTSSISTYFSKLRALWVEFDSLAPIPGHDAANSREFVQFMEHQKLLQFLIGLNESYEQTRSQLLMMILVPSVNNAYSMLMERESQRTMSNTFTTVDRGEMKALMTTRSGNQQRPKKNYNLQCDICHMKGHTKETCYR, translated from the coding sequence ATGGCATATTCCTCAAATGCTAGTGAGGTATGGAATGATTTGAAGGAGCGTTTTGATAAGGTGGATTGTTCTAGAAATTTTCAGATCCACAGAGTATTTGCTATTGCTAGGCAGGGCACTAGCTCAATTtcaacttatttctcaaaattgaGAGCGCTTTGGGTAGAATTTGATAGTTTGGCACCAATTCCTGGTCATGATGCTGCCAACTCTCGTGAATTTGTCCAATTTATGGAGCATCAAAAGCTTCTACAATTCCTAATAGGACTAAATGAGTCTTATGAACAAACACGTAGCCAACTCTTGATGATGATTCTTGTTCCATCTGTGAACAATGCCTACTCTATGTTAATGGAGCGTGAAAGTCAGAGGACCATGTCTAACACCTTTACCACTGTTGATAGGGGTGAGATGAAGGCGTTGATGACAACTAGGTCTGGGAATCAGCAAAGGCCAAAGAAAAATTACAATCTTCAGTGTGATATTTGCCACATGAAAGGCCATACTAAAGAAACTTGCTATAGGTAG